From one Gammaproteobacteria bacterium genomic stretch:
- a CDS encoding periplasmic protein TonB yields MILNTPRKDMVHLPMVGAAILSHVLVFSVGILAIQLDPIAQPTPLIEVRFITGSEGGRARTEHSQLPQGIQSLGSSLPIAQSVDPPQPTVATPQIVDPPTLAVPLALPAAQAVPITQSRKLIIPKKEISKKVPSKTMSIRKANPIPQMIHPMPTQAPPRLTTTNKASDLPTYTRSEIGIDGGNKISTSTTARNMASSGGMDTGNTTGSESDSTVSEAKFHADYLNNPRPVYPLTSRRMGEEGTVILKVQVGENGSALQVMLKSSSGSPRLDQSALDTVVKWKFIPARRGDAAVISWVLVPMKFSLNQSRD; encoded by the coding sequence ATGATCCTTAATACGCCAAGAAAAGACATGGTGCATCTGCCAATGGTTGGTGCGGCGATCCTGAGTCATGTACTGGTATTCTCTGTGGGTATCCTTGCGATTCAACTTGACCCCATCGCGCAGCCGACACCTTTAATTGAAGTTCGTTTTATCACAGGTAGTGAGGGTGGACGTGCAAGAACGGAGCATTCTCAACTTCCACAGGGGATTCAATCACTCGGGTCGTCACTACCCATCGCGCAGTCTGTCGACCCACCGCAACCCACTGTCGCCACGCCTCAGATAGTTGATCCGCCAACGCTTGCCGTCCCCTTGGCCTTACCCGCTGCTCAAGCAGTGCCTATTACTCAATCACGAAAATTAATCATTCCTAAAAAAGAAATCTCAAAAAAGGTACCCTCGAAGACTATGTCGATACGGAAAGCCAACCCAATCCCGCAGATGATTCATCCCATGCCAACGCAGGCACCGCCCCGCCTGACCACCACCAATAAAGCATCTGATCTACCCACATATACTCGTAGCGAAATTGGTATTGATGGCGGTAATAAAATCAGCACCAGCACCACTGCGCGTAACATGGCGAGTAGCGGCGGTATGGACACTGGTAATACTACCGGAAGCGAGAGTGACAGCACCGTGAGCGAAGCCAAATTCCATGCTGATTATCTGAATAATCCCAGGCCAGTTTATCCCTTGACTTCACGGAGGATGGGTGAAGAGGGTACGGTTATTCTCAAGGTGCAAGTGGGTGAAAATGGTTCGGCCTTGCAGGTCATGCTCAAAAGCAGTAGCGGATCGCCTCGACTTGACCAATCCGCCCTGGACACTGTGGTGAAATGGAAGTTCATCCCCGCGCGTCGTGGGGATGCCGCTGTTATTTCTTGGGTTTTAGTGCCTATGAAATTTTCCCTCAATCAGTCACGGGATTGA
- a CDS encoding transposase, which yields MNRTNTPTFVLTIPLIVKPEEDLVLIGRMEAGRRLYNATLDESLRRNDLLKQSKEWQSAREIKDKKLRGTEFNRLLKEYGLIPASMITHARTLKNDAQWQDRLGSNVVQRIAEKVFSAVQQYSFGKRGRPRFKGRNRPLHSLEATNNKANIIWKAETGCVETGNLVLPAMLASGEQDPYLIQGLAHRTKYCRIVWRNVKSSRRWFVQLMQEGIPPIKHAIKKDAVVGLDIGPGTIAVVGDNSASLVKFCDAVIQPWKEIRRLQRKMDRSRRITNPHCFNADGTWKKGRKITPSRRYTKTRVEYSEIERKLAEERKRAHGELANQILGIGNIIQSETLSYISFQKNYGKSVKVRAPGMFVEKLRRKAESAGGEWIDLNTRALRMSQYDHITQVYTKKPLNQRWHKLGDGSGVVQRDIYSAFLAGCVMGNTHHPSRIEEMWAARKPALLQTGWLRHEPAKIEPSGRITVL from the coding sequence ATGAATCGTACCAATACTCCCACCTTTGTCCTAACCATTCCGTTAATCGTAAAACCGGAGGAAGATCTTGTATTAATTGGGCGTATGGAAGCGGGTCGACGTTTGTATAATGCGACACTTGACGAATCGCTACGCCGTAATGACTTGCTGAAACAGTCGAAAGAATGGCAATCCGCACGAGAAATTAAAGATAAAAAATTACGTGGCACCGAATTTAATCGACTCCTCAAGGAATATGGACTGATACCCGCCTCGATGATTACCCATGCCCGCACACTAAAAAACGATGCCCAATGGCAGGATCGCCTGGGATCCAACGTCGTCCAGCGTATCGCGGAGAAAGTTTTTTCAGCGGTACAACAATACTCGTTCGGGAAACGTGGCCGTCCTCGATTCAAGGGGAGAAATCGTCCGCTGCATTCCCTGGAAGCCACCAACAATAAAGCCAATATCATCTGGAAAGCGGAAACTGGTTGCGTTGAAACAGGAAATCTTGTGCTTCCAGCGATGCTGGCCTCCGGGGAACAAGACCCCTACCTGATTCAGGGACTGGCGCACCGCACCAAATATTGTCGTATTGTCTGGAGAAACGTTAAAAGTTCGCGCCGATGGTTCGTGCAACTCATGCAGGAAGGTATTCCGCCAATAAAACATGCTATTAAAAAAGACGCGGTGGTTGGATTGGATATTGGGCCAGGCACCATCGCCGTTGTTGGGGATAATTCTGCCTCGCTGGTAAAATTTTGCGATGCCGTGATCCAGCCATGGAAGGAAATACGCCGATTACAAAGAAAAATGGATCGTTCCAGACGCATTACCAATCCTCATTGTTTTAACGCTGACGGGACATGGAAAAAAGGACGAAAGATTACCCCGTCCAGGCGATACACAAAAACCCGTGTCGAATATTCAGAAATTGAGCGCAAACTGGCAGAGGAGCGCAAACGCGCGCACGGTGAACTTGCCAACCAAATATTGGGTATTGGAAATATAATTCAGTCTGAAACCTTGTCGTATATTTCCTTCCAGAAGAATTATGGAAAAAGTGTAAAGGTAAGAGCGCCTGGAATGTTCGTTGAAAAATTACGTCGCAAGGCTGAAAGTGCCGGTGGCGAATGGATCGATTTGAATACCAGGGCACTGAGAATGTCACAATATGATCACATCACCCAGGTTTACACTAAAAAGCCGCTAAATCAGCGCTGGCATAAACTGGGAGATGGATCGGGCGTTGTGCAGCGCGATATTTATTCCGCGTTCCTCGCCGGTTGCGTAATGGGAAACACGCACCACCCATCCCGTATTGAAGAAATGTGGGCGGCTCGGAAACCCGCGCTGTTACAAACGGGGTGGTTGCGTCATGAACCTGCGAAGATTGAGCCTTCGGGCAGGATCACGGTGCTGTAG